Genomic DNA from Pistricoccus aurantiacus:
CTAGCGCGCCTTGCCTATCGCCTGCTTTTCGAATGACTATCTCGAGGACTTCTACCGATGAACGTTTACAAGATGACCGACCTGGAACTCACCAGTCAGCGCCTGTTGATTCGCGAGGACCTGAACGTACCGATCAAGGATGGCCGCGTCACCAGTGACGCTCGGCTCAAGGCCTGCCTGCCCACCATCGAGGCCGCGCAGAAGGCCGGCGCTAAGGTCATGCTGATGAGCCACCTGGGGCGCCCCACTGAAGGCGAGCCGGAAGAGCAGTTCTCCCTGGCGCCGGTGGCGGATCGCCTAGGCGACCTGCTGGGTATTCCGGTGCGCCTGGTGGAGAACTATCTCGATGTCGCCCTCGATCTGATCGACGGCGAGATTGTGCTGCTGGAAAACGTGCGCTTCAACAAAGGCGAAAAGAGCGACGACGATCAGCTGGCCAAGACCTACGCCAATCTGTGCGATATTTTCGTCATGGATGCTTTCGGTACCGCTCACCGCGCCCAGGCCTCCACTCATGGCGTGGCGCGCTATGCGAAGAAAGCCTGCGCCGGCCCGCTGCTCGCCAGGGAGCTCGAAGTCCTGGAGCAGGCCTTGGCTTCTCCCGCACGCCCCATGGTGGCGATCGTCGGCGGGTCGAAAGTTTCCACCAAGCTCGACGTGCTCAACGCCCTTTCCTACAAGTGCGACCAGCTGATCGTAGGTGGCGGTATCGCCAATACCTTCATCGCCGCGGCGGGGCATAACGTCGGCAAGTCGCTCTACGAGGAAGACCTGATCGACCAGGCCAAGGCACTGATGGAAAAAGTCGACATTCCCCTGCCCACGGATGTCATCGTGGCGACGGAATTTGCCGAAACCGCCGAGGCGGTCACCAAGCCGGTAGACCAGGTCAACAATGACGAGATGATTCTGGATATCGGGCCGGACACCGCCGCGCGTTTCGGCGCCCTGCTAAAGGATGCGGGCACCATCCTGTGGAACGGCCCGGTCGGTGTTTTCGAGATCGACCAGTTCGGCCACGGCACCGAAATCCTCTCTCGCGCCATTGCCGAAAGCGACGCTTTCTCCATCGCCGGCGGCGGCGACACCCTGGCGGCCATCGACAAGTACGGCATCGCCCAGCAGGTTTCCTACATTTCCACCGGCGGCGGGGCTTTCCTCGAATACGTGGAAGGCAAGCAACTCCCCGCGGTCGCGGCGCTGGAAGAGGCCGCGAGCCGCTAAATACCCGGTTTCAGCAAAACGTTTTTCAAAGGAGAGTCCATGGCCCTGATCAGCCTGCGTCAACTGCTGGACCACGCCGCGGAGCGCGGCTACGGCGTGCCGGCCTTCAACGTCAACAACCTGGAGCAGATGCGCGCCATCATGGAGGCGGCGGACCAGACGGATTCGCCGGTGATCGTTCAGGCCTCCGCCGGGGCGCGCAAGTACGCCGGCGCTCCCTTCCTGCGCCATCTCATTCTGGCGGCGGTGGAGGAATTTCCGCACATCCCGGTGGTCATGCACCAGGACCACGGCACCTCTCCCGCCGTCTGTCAGCGCTCCATCCAACTGGGATTTTCCTCGGTGATGATGGACGGCTCCTTGGGAGAGGACGGCAAGACCCCGACGGACTACGACTACAACGTGACGGTCACCCGGCGCACGGTCGAGATGGCTCACGCCTGCGGGGTTTCCGTAGAGGGCGAGCTGGGCTGCCTGGGCAGCCTGGAAACCGGCATGGCCGGCGAGGAAGACGGCATCGGCGCGGTGGGCAAGCTCGGTCATGATCAACTGCTGACGGACCCGGAAGAGGCGGCGGACTTCGTCAAGGCGACCCGGGTGGACGCTCTGGCCATCGCCATCGGCACCAGCCACGGCGCCTACAAGTTCACGAAGCCCCCTACCGGCGATACCCTCTCCATCTCCCGCATCAAGGAGATCCATGCGCGGATTCCTGATACTCACCTGGTCATGCACGGCTCTTCCTCCGTGCCCCAGGAATGGCTCGAGATCATCAACGAATTCGGCGGCGAGATTCCTGAAACCTACGGCGTGCCGGTGGAGGAAATCGTCGAAGGCATCAAGCACGGGGTGCGCAAGGTCAATATCGACACGGACCTGCGCCTGGTTTCCACCGGTGCGGTGCGCCGTTTTCTGGCCAGGAACCCGGCGGAACTCGATCCGCGCAAGTACCTCAAGGAAACCGTCTCCGCCATGCGCGAGGTGTGTATCGCTCGCTATGAAGCCTTCGGTACCGCGGGCAACGCAAGCCGGATCAGACCGCTCAACCTGGAAGACATGTTCCTGCGCTATGAGCGCGGCGAACTGGATCCGCAGGTCAGGTAAGCCTAACCCGGGAAGACAGGGACACCGCGATTCTGTATACTTGCTTGTTTTCCCAGGCCTTGCCCACACCACAAAGCCTGTTTTTTGGCATCGTATATTCCAGTTTGCGGAATTTACGAACCCCTTTCCGGTCAAATGCTATATTGCAGCGCAGCAAAAAAACACGTCTAATGACGCCGCAAATGACGACATGCTCTTTTTAACCCCTGGACACTTTTTAATGAATCATAAAAATCGCCTTCCTAGTATTATCCCGCTGACGCCACTGGCCATGATGGATGCCTACAAGGTCAGTTTGATGACCATGGAAATGCTTTCCTCCGCATTCTCCACCATCGTCCTGCGCAACAACATGTGGCTGACCCAAGCGCCTCACAGCGCCAGCATGCTGGAAGAAAATCAACTCATGGTGACGGAAAAACTGCAGGCGAGTGTGGAAGTCGGCCTGGAAATGCAGAAGAACCTGGTCAATCTGTCAGCCGGCAAGTTTCATCCCTGGTGGGTCACCGGCCGCCGCGCGCTGCGCCCTTTCTATTATCGCACCACCGCCAATTCCCGACGACTCTCGCAGAGCTGACGCGTTCAGGAGCCAGCGCCGTCTCGAAGAAGAGTTGAGTTCCCTTGATCATCGGCTTGTAATGTCTCTAAAGTAAGATCCCATTCTTCAGGAAAGGAAGTCCGCGATGAACCTACGCATCTCCGGTTTTTCGAAGTTTGGTTTTTCTAGACTCGGGGCTTCAAGCATCAGGATTTCGAGCCTCGGCGCCTTGCTTTGTCTGGTGGGCGGTCTGCTGTTCATGTCGCTCGCGGAAAATGCCGTTGCCCAGGAGCCGTCGATTCGTATCAGCGCCGGCGCGGGAGCGCCAGGCGAGACAGAAGCGGATCAAGGCGGAGAAGACAACCTGGCGTCCACCCCGGATCTGCGCATGACCCCGGAACCCACCGAACAGGCCATGCCGAAAGTTCGTGAACAGGGAGAGTACGGGCGCTATCTGACGGACCAGAAAGGGCTAAGCCTTTACATGTTCGCCAAGGATTCCCAGGGCGGACAAAGCACCTGCGATCAGACCTGCGCCATTGCCTGGCCGCCTTACGCGAGCGTGCAGCCACCTCAGCCCGGAGAAGGCGTGGATGCCGAACTGCTAGGCACCATCGAACGTCAGGATGGCTCCCAGCAGGTCACCTACAACGGCTGGCCGCTTTACTACTTCAGCGGCGATAAAAATCCCGGTGACGCCCTGGGCCAGAATGTCATGCATCTGGGCGCCGGTTGGTATCTGCTTTCCCCCCAGGGCGAGAAGATCACCCGCGGCGGGCGCAGCCAGACGGAAGACCTGCAGCAAGGAATTCTCGGCGAAGACGAACCCGCCAGCCAAGGGCAGCGGGCGCATCGCAAGCTCGAGGATGCGCCCGGCAGTAACTGAGGGACCGGCTGACTTTTTCGCTACCGCTTTTTCAAGAGTCTCCCAGCAGTGACATTCCTTCCCAGAGGTCACAGCTGAGGTGACGGCCATGATGTTTAACTGAGTGGGCGCTGCTTGAGCCGGTAGCGCCTGCGGCGGCGTTTATCCACCTGGCGCAAGGCTTTGTCTCCGGCGTGCCGCCCGACGATTCGCGCCACGCCTACCAGCGCGCCGGTGGCAGCACCCCACAATAAAGCGCTCTGCCATCCGACATCGTCCTCACCCGGATTTTCCGGCGGACGATGGCCGGACTTGCCCTGATAAGCCTTGCGTGCCGCGTTGCGTGTCATGATGCCCGCGCCTAGCGCTGCGCCGTAGCCAATCAGCGACCAAAGCGTATTTTTCCTCATGCCTGAACCCTCTGCCGTTTATCTGCAACCAGCCTACTGTATCCTGTGAGCCCATCGCTACGAGACGTTTTCCGTCAGGCCGTTTCCACGCAACGACGATCAGGAAATTCCCACTATGCTTGCATGGCTAAATCACATGGCCCTACCCACGGCGCTGGGCATCTTTGTCGCCTGCTCGATCGTCATCGGCATCGTCGGCACGCGCCTGACCCATGTGGTCGATGACCTCGCCGATCGAACCGGTCTGGGGGAAGCGATTGCCGGCGCGGTATTGCTGGGCATGGCGACCTCTCTATCCGGTATCGTGCTATCCACCACCGCCGCCTGGGGAGACCGGCCAGAACTCGCCATGAGCAACGCCTTGGGCGGCATCGCCGTACAGACCCTGTTCCTGACCATTGCCGATCTCGTGCACAAACGCGCCAACCTGGAGCATGCCGCCGCCTCCATCGGCAATCTCATGCAGGGTTCGCTGCTGCTCTGTCTGCTGTCGCTGTTGCTGGTAGGTCGTTTCACGCCGGAATGGACATTCTGGCAGGTGCATCCGATTACCCCGCTTCTGTTCATCGTCTATCTGTTCGGTCTGCGTCTGGTGGACAAGGTCCAGGACAACCCGATGTGGCATCCGGCGCAAACCCGGGAAACCCGGCCCGACGTTCCCGATGAACAGGCGCTCAAACGCTCCCTGACCTCTCTGTGGCTGGCCTTCCTGCTGATGGCCGCGACGCTCGGTCTGGCGGGCTGGATGCTCGAGCGCAGCGCCACGATCATTACCTTGGAAACCGGCTTGAGCCAGGCGGTGATAGGCGCCCTGATGACCTCGGTGGTAACGTCTCTGCCGGAGCTCGTCACCTCAGTGGCGGCGGTGCGCCGCGGCGCTCTTACCCTGGCAGTAGGCGGCATCATCGGCGGCAATGCCTTTGACGTGTTGTTCGTCGCCACCTCGGATATCGCCTATCGTGGCGGTTCGATCTATCACGCCATCCCCGACAACATCGCCCTGTGGATTGCGCTGTCACTTTTGATGACCGGCATCCTGATCATGGGTCTGATTCGCCGCGAAGAACAAGGCCCCGGCCGTATCGGTTTCGAGAGCGTGGCAATCATCGGCTGCTACCTCACCGGCGCCGTCATACTGGTAATTGGCAAGTGACAATGGTGATGAGCAAGCCACAATGCCTTTCATGTAAAAACACATGAAACAAATAATGTTACCAGAATGTTAAAAAACAGCGTTCACAAAATAAAGAATTTAGGCTTTAATACCGATAAGGCGTATGGATAGATGAATTGATCCATAAACCGACTGAACGCTGAGTCGCAAGCATCGGGCTTGCGGGGAGAAACTGGGTGATGGCACAACCTCACTGTTTACTGTTTGACTGCGACGGCACTCTGGTGGACAGCGAGCCGCTACTGGCAGCGGAAATGGCCACTACCCTCAATGAGCTGGGCCTGCCTTTCACGCCGGACGACTACATCGGTGAATTTCGTGGGGCGCGTTTCAGCCATATCGCTCAGGAGCTTCAGCGTCGCTACGGAGAAATCGATGCCGAGCGCTTGAAGGCATCGGAAGCCGTCATGCGTCAACGCTACGCCGCGCGCGTTCCCGAGGAACTGACCGCGCTACCCGGGGTACGCGAAGCCCTCGATTTACTGGCTGTATATCCCAGCGGGGTGGTATCCAACGGAACGCAGGCGAAGATTCGCGCTGGACTTGCCGCTACCGGGCTGGGTGAATATTTCGGTGAGCGTTTGTTCAGCGGCTACAGCGCCAACTGCTGGAAGCCGGATCCCTGTCTCTATCTGTATGCTGCCAGTTTGATGGGATTTGCCCCCCGGGAATGTCTGGCGATCGACGACGCTATCGTCGGCGTTCAAGCCGCCCTGGCGGCGGGAATGACCGTAGTGCACCTGAATCGTTTCCCGGATGTCGAAACCACGCCGGAAGGCGCCATCTCCATCAGCAACATGCACCAGCTGCCTACCATTGTGGCTCATCTGAGTCGCAGCATCGCCGTCAACGGCTAGTCGAGTTGCCGGTGTCTACGCTATCCTCGGCGCCATCCACGTCTGCCGCCGAGGTTCTCTCATGCCTTCCCTGCAAGATCAGCTGCGCGCGCGATTAGGCGCTCGGCGATCGGATGCTCCTTCCGAAAAGCCATCCTCCGGTCTCGTCTACTCCACCGAGTACGGCGAAACCTGTCCGAATTGCCGCCACCCCCTAGCGGAATGCGCCTGCGCTTCCCTCGCGGAGCGGGAGCGTCTGGCAGGTCTGGACGGCATCGTGCGTATTCGCCGTGAAACCAGCGGACGCAAGGGCAAGGGAGTCACCACCCTGACCGGCATTCCGCTGGAAGATGAACCGCTCAAGGAACTGGTCAAGGAACTGAAGAAGCGCTGCGGGACCGGCGGCGCGCTCAAGAATGGGGTGATCGAAATTCAGGGGGATCATCGCGAAACCCTCAAGACTATCCTCGAACAGCACGGTTTCAAGGTCAAGCTGGCTGGGGGATAGCCTCGAGAGTGGCGCTCAGCGTCTCCAGCGCTTGCCCTACCGACTGCTCGACCTTGATCTGGTACAGGGCATCCGCTCGGGTACGCCCGAGATTGACACAGGCGATGGGCTTGCCCAGACGAGCCGCCTCGCGCACGAAGCGGTAGCCGGAAAACACCATCAGCGACGATCCCACCACCAGCAGACCCCTGGCCTCGCCGATCAGGCGCATGCTCGACGTCACCCGGTCCGCGGGAACGCTATCGCCGAAAAACACCACGTCCGGCTTGAGAATACCGCTGCCGCAGCGTCGGCAGCTGGGCACATGGAAACTCGAAAAATCCAGGGATTCCAGATCCGCATCGCCGTCCGGTCCGACCGGGGCATCGAGAGACAGCCACTCCGGATTGGTCGCCTCGAGTTCCGCGTGCAGATCGTAGCGCATTCGCTTGGCCTCGCAGCTCATGCAGCGCACCAGCTCCGCCCGTCCGTGCAGATCGATGACCCGTCGGGAACCCGCCTGCTGGTGCAGGCCATCCACATTCTGGGTGATCAGCGCTTTTACATAGCCGCGGGCTTCCAACTGCGCCAAGGCGCGGTGTGCACCACATGGGCGCGCGTGATGCACGGCGCGAAAGCCGATCAAGGCCCGCGCCCAATAGCGCTGTCGCGCCGCGTGGCTACGCATGAAGCGCTGATGATCCATGGGCGGGGGACGCTTCCAGTTGCCCAGGGCGTCTCGATAATCCGGAATGCCGCTTTCCACACTGACCCCAGCCCCGCTCAACACCGCCAGGCCAGGATGTTCGGTAATAAACGTTTTCAACCTTTCCAACTCGCTGCTCGACGCCAGCGTCGGGCATGCCTCGATCGATTCCATCGTCTCTCCTTTGAAA
This window encodes:
- a CDS encoding phosphoglycerate kinase, which produces MNVYKMTDLELTSQRLLIREDLNVPIKDGRVTSDARLKACLPTIEAAQKAGAKVMLMSHLGRPTEGEPEEQFSLAPVADRLGDLLGIPVRLVENYLDVALDLIDGEIVLLENVRFNKGEKSDDDQLAKTYANLCDIFVMDAFGTAHRAQASTHGVARYAKKACAGPLLARELEVLEQALASPARPMVAIVGGSKVSTKLDVLNALSYKCDQLIVGGGIANTFIAAAGHNVGKSLYEEDLIDQAKALMEKVDIPLPTDVIVATEFAETAEAVTKPVDQVNNDEMILDIGPDTAARFGALLKDAGTILWNGPVGVFEIDQFGHGTEILSRAIAESDAFSIAGGGDTLAAIDKYGIAQQVSYISTGGGAFLEYVEGKQLPAVAALEEAASR
- the fba gene encoding class II fructose-bisphosphate aldolase (catalyzes the reversible aldol condensation of dihydroxyacetonephosphate and glyceraldehyde 3-phosphate in the Calvin cycle, glycolysis, and/or gluconeogenesis), with translation MALISLRQLLDHAAERGYGVPAFNVNNLEQMRAIMEAADQTDSPVIVQASAGARKYAGAPFLRHLILAAVEEFPHIPVVMHQDHGTSPAVCQRSIQLGFSSVMMDGSLGEDGKTPTDYDYNVTVTRRTVEMAHACGVSVEGELGCLGSLETGMAGEEDGIGAVGKLGHDQLLTDPEEAADFVKATRVDALAIAIGTSHGAYKFTKPPTGDTLSISRIKEIHARIPDTHLVMHGSSSVPQEWLEIINEFGGEIPETYGVPVEEIVEGIKHGVRKVNIDTDLRLVSTGAVRRFLARNPAELDPRKYLKETVSAMREVCIARYEAFGTAGNASRIRPLNLEDMFLRYERGELDPQVR
- a CDS encoding COG4315 family predicted lipoprotein — its product is MNLRISGFSKFGFSRLGASSIRISSLGALLCLVGGLLFMSLAENAVAQEPSIRISAGAGAPGETEADQGGEDNLASTPDLRMTPEPTEQAMPKVREQGEYGRYLTDQKGLSLYMFAKDSQGGQSTCDQTCAIAWPPYASVQPPQPGEGVDAELLGTIERQDGSQQVTYNGWPLYYFSGDKNPGDALGQNVMHLGAGWYLLSPQGEKITRGGRSQTEDLQQGILGEDEPASQGQRAHRKLEDAPGSN
- a CDS encoding DUF4235 domain-containing protein, with protein sequence MRKNTLWSLIGYGAALGAGIMTRNAARKAYQGKSGHRPPENPGEDDVGWQSALLWGAATGALVGVARIVGRHAGDKALRQVDKRRRRRYRLKQRPLS
- a CDS encoding sodium:calcium antiporter, which translates into the protein MLAWLNHMALPTALGIFVACSIVIGIVGTRLTHVVDDLADRTGLGEAIAGAVLLGMATSLSGIVLSTTAAWGDRPELAMSNALGGIAVQTLFLTIADLVHKRANLEHAAASIGNLMQGSLLLCLLSLLLVGRFTPEWTFWQVHPITPLLFIVYLFGLRLVDKVQDNPMWHPAQTRETRPDVPDEQALKRSLTSLWLAFLLMAATLGLAGWMLERSATIITLETGLSQAVIGALMTSVVTSLPELVTSVAAVRRGALTLAVGGIIGGNAFDVLFVATSDIAYRGGSIYHAIPDNIALWIALSLLMTGILIMGLIRREEQGPGRIGFESVAIIGCYLTGAVILVIGK
- a CDS encoding HAD family hydrolase, whose translation is MAQPHCLLFDCDGTLVDSEPLLAAEMATTLNELGLPFTPDDYIGEFRGARFSHIAQELQRRYGEIDAERLKASEAVMRQRYAARVPEELTALPGVREALDLLAVYPSGVVSNGTQAKIRAGLAATGLGEYFGERLFSGYSANCWKPDPCLYLYAASLMGFAPRECLAIDDAIVGVQAALAAGMTVVHLNRFPDVETTPEGAISISNMHQLPTIVAHLSRSIAVNG
- a CDS encoding translation initiation factor Sui1 yields the protein MPSLQDQLRARLGARRSDAPSEKPSSGLVYSTEYGETCPNCRHPLAECACASLAERERLAGLDGIVRIRRETSGRKGKGVTTLTGIPLEDEPLKELVKELKKRCGTGGALKNGVIEIQGDHRETLKTILEQHGFKVKLAGG
- a CDS encoding NAD-dependent protein deacetylase; translated protein: MESIEACPTLASSSELERLKTFITEHPGLAVLSGAGVSVESGIPDYRDALGNWKRPPPMDHQRFMRSHAARQRYWARALIGFRAVHHARPCGAHRALAQLEARGYVKALITQNVDGLHQQAGSRRVIDLHGRAELVRCMSCEAKRMRYDLHAELEATNPEWLSLDAPVGPDGDADLESLDFSSFHVPSCRRCGSGILKPDVVFFGDSVPADRVTSSMRLIGEARGLLVVGSSLMVFSGYRFVREAARLGKPIACVNLGRTRADALYQIKVEQSVGQALETLSATLEAIPQPA